TGGAGGGGAGCACATGAGGCCCTACCCCACTGACTACTAATAgattgagggagagagagagagagagagagagagagagagagcaagtcaCTGCCTTCAATTGTGCAGCCATTCATGAGCACTCTAAGCTTCTATAGACAGTTCCAAACCCATGGCCACACAGATGTTTccggttaaactcagtgggtcaaaacccaaacaaaaaagatattaataTAGGAAATGTGAGAAATTTTTTTAGGAAGGAGGGAAGGTTGGCAGGAACAGGAGGGAGATAAAAGAAGGGGTTGAATCGTAAGAgcaaactatatatgtatatgaaactgTNNNNNNNNNNTAAGAATAAAAGGTTTGCCTGTCTACATCCACTGGCCAAATCCCAACATCCTATAGTCCATCTCCAGCATCTCTCCTGTATGCTGTGATTATCAGCAGGTAACTAACCCTAACAGCCTTACTAGCTATTAGTTCAAGGACAGTGGTATCCACTATTTACTGTGTACAAAGTCTGTCCTCAGTTCTTTACAAGTAGTAAATTACTAATCATAGTTGGCATCAATCCATATGGGTAAAATtacctcattttacagatgagaaaaatcaAGTTACAGAGAGAGCGTTGGTTAAACAGTTTGCTCAAAGTCATGTACTTACTAAATGACAGACAGGATTTGAATCTAATGTTGAGTCCTAATCTTGACCATTGTTTTATGACGCTTTTTAAACaacttactttaaaaagtaaattttattttgtttcaacatTTAGTGCCAAAATAAGAAAGAGTATTTCACATCCACAAGCAGGAAGTACACTTCATACCTCTCTAAGGTAGGTAATAATAACTTACCAAGTTTACTTTATCtgataaatatttcataacaGCAGTACAATATGAAAGGGGGCCCTCTTTGTATTCAATATAAAATTACTCGAGTCATCTCACAGTTCATGAGCTGAAAAGTGAACTAAAACAGGACAATTCAATTTTCCtagggggcgggggagaggggagggggaagaggctAGTTCAGGaactttctctgtttccctgaaagaatcctcaaaaaaaaaaggaaggaaagcagctgAGCTGGAAGGGCATGGGCTCTAAAGTGTCCCATGCAACCGCCTAATTTCTCTTACACTTCCGTCAGTATGAGCACGAGCGGGAAAAAAGTCAATTTCAAGCTGTTTCTCCGCTGCATGCTAGGTATTCTGAGACTcgtctttcttttttgaaagacaATCAATTTTCCTAACTTCATGTCCCAACAAGCGAACAGTCCTCAGAATGCAATTCTGAGTCTCGTTTCTATACATCCAATGCAGAGTCAGTAGAGACACCTCATCCAAGGTTTCCCTTCAAACTACAGCTTCCAGGCAACCACACTCGGGCCAGAAGCATGTGTGCCTCCTACCAGGTTACCCTATTAAGAGTCCCAGGAGAAGCTGCAGCAGGGCAGGGGTTTGCCAGCGCTTTTCCTAATATTCTTGCCTTTCAGCGCCCCGATGTCGATAGAGGGCCGAACTCTCACCTCCCGGTCCCTAGCTGTCCGTCACCATGGCGCCCATCTAGTCCCTTCGCACTTTTGGAGTCCTTATCCAGTCAAACAGCCTACAAGTTTTCTGTCCCGAAGCTAAAAAGACAATTATCCAACTACAGGGCCCATAGAACACGGGttcctgggaaatgtagttcttcGGGCTCTCAAAGCTAGGGCTCTTTAGGAATACAGGACTACAATTCCCAGAAATCAAAGCAAAGCCATTCCGTCACTAAAATACGTCCCAGCTGCTAGAATATTGTAGTGCCTGTGGCTGTTAGTTTCCTAATGGGGGCAGAGGAGGTGTCTTATGATTCTAAAACAAGCACGTtaatgacttttcttttaaacaagtCTTTTATATGAGGAAGAATCTAAACATAATTACCAATATGAAGTGATATTCTAAGTTATTGCGTTTTATAATTCTTTCAGATAAAAGACCTATTCACAATCAAAAATGTCCCTGCAAATGGTAACAGTGGGTCATAACATAGCCTTAATTCAACCAGGCTTCTCACTGATGAATTTTGATGGCCAAGTTTTCTTCTTTGGCCAAAAAGGCTGGCCTAAGAGATCCTGCCCTACTGGAGTCTTtcattttgatataaaacaaaataatctcaaACTGAAACCAGCAACTTTCTCTAAAGATTCCTGCTACCTCCCACCTCTTCGTTACCCAGCTACTTGCTCATACAAAGGCAGCATAGATTCTGACAAGCAACAATATATCATTCACGGAGGGAAAACACCAAACAATGAGCTTTCCGATAAGATTTATATCATGTCTATCGCTTGCAAGAATAACAAAAAAGTTACTTTCCGTTGCACTGAGAAAGACTTAGTAGGAGATGTCCCTGAAGCCAGATACGGCCATTCCATTGACGTGGTATACAGTCGAGGAAAAAATATGGGTGTTCTCTTTGGAGGACGGTCATACATGCCTTCTGCCCAGAGAACCACAGAAAAATGGAATAGTGTGGCTGACTGCCTACCCCATGTTTTCTTGATAGATTTTGAATTTGGGTGTGCTACATCATATATTCTCCCAGAACTTCAGGATGGGCTGTCTTTTCATGTTTCTATTGCCAGAAATGATACCATTTATATTTTAGGAGGACACTCACTTGCCAGTAACATACGCCCTGCCAACTTGTATAGAATAAGAGTAGATCTTCCCCTGGGTACCCCAGCAGTGAATTGCACAGTCTTGCCAGGAGGAATCTCTGTCTCCAGTGCAATCCTCACACAAACAAATAATGATGAATTTGTTATTGTTGGCGGATATCAGCTGGAAAATCAAAAAAGGATGGTCTGCAGCATTGTCTCTCTAGGGGACAACAGGATTGAAATTAGTGAGATGGAGACCCCTGACTGGACCCCAGATATTAAACATAGCAAAATATGGTTTGGAAGCAACATGGGAAATGGGACTGTTTTCCTTGGCATACCAGGAGACAATAAGCAGGCTATGTCAGAAGCATTCTACTTCTATATGTTGAGATGCTCTGAAGATGATGTGAGTGAAGAGCAGAGAATTGTCTCCAACAGTC
The nucleotide sequence above comes from Mastomys coucha isolate ucsf_1 unplaced genomic scaffold, UCSF_Mcou_1 pScaffold15, whole genome shotgun sequence. Encoded proteins:
- the Rag2 gene encoding V(D)J recombination-activating protein 2; this encodes MSLQMVTVGHNIALIQPGFSLMNFDGQVFFFGQKGWPKRSCPTGVFHFDIKQNNLKLKPATFSKDSCYLPPLRYPATCSYKGSIDSDKQQYIIHGGKTPNNELSDKIYIMSIACKNNKKVTFRCTEKDLVGDVPEARYGHSIDVVYSRGKNMGVLFGGRSYMPSAQRTTEKWNSVADCLPHVFLIDFEFGCATSYILPELQDGLSFHVSIARNDTIYILGGHSLASNIRPANLYRIRVDLPLGTPAVNCTVLPGGISVSSAILTQTNNDEFVIVGGYQLENQKRMVCSIVSLGDNRIEISEMETPDWTPDIKHSKIWFGSNMGNGTVFLGIPGDNKQAMSEAFYFYMLRCSEDDVSEEQRIVSNSQTSTEDPGDSTPFEDSEEFCFSAEATSFDGDDEFDTYNEDDEDDESVTGYWITCCPTCDVDINTWVPFYSTELNKPAMIYCSHGDGHWVHAQCMDLEECTLIHLSEGSNKYYCNEHVQIARALHTPKRSLPLQKPPMKSLHKKGSGKVLTPAKKSFLRRLFD